TGGCTGCTGGCCCTGCACAGCTCCAGCGAGAGCCTCGGCGTGGGGCTGCAGCGCCTCGGGGCGACGGCGCCCGAGCGGCTGGAGACGTTCCCCCTCGGCCGCTCCCTCTCCAACGGGCTGTTCGACTGCCTGGAGTCGGTGCTGCCGGCCAGCGCGTGGCCCCAGCTGGGCCGCCTGGCGGTGGCCACCGGCCCCGGAGGCTTCACCGGCACCCGCCTGACGGTGGTGCTGGCCCGCACCCTGGCCCAGCAGCTGGCGCTGCCCCTCGATGGGATCAGCAGTTTCCGCCTGATGGCCCGCCGCCTGCTCACCGGATCAGAGCCGCCTGGCGGTGACGGCCCCTTCTGGCTGCTGCAGGAACTGCCGCGGCGCGGTGTGGTGGCGGGGCTCTACGGCGCCGACCCCGGCCAGCCCGGCGGTGTCGCCGAGCTGGAGGCGCCCCGTCTCCACCGCGACAGCGAGGCACTGGCCCCGCACCCGATCCATCCGGCCCTGGTGCAGCTGCCGGAGGACGTGATCCAGCTGCTCGGCTTCAGTGGGGCGAACGCCGCCGCGGGTCGGGACGCCCCCTGGCAACCGGTGCTGCCCCTCTATCCCACCAGTCCGGTGGAGGCGCTCCCATGCTGAGCCCCCCCGGACCCCGACCCGGTGCAGGTCCCCAGCCCCGGCCGCGCCGGCGTCGCTCGCGCCGCCCCTCCCCTGCCCCCCTGCCCCCGGCCGTCGCCCCCCAGCGCTCCCGCCGCGGGCCGCGCCGCCGGCGACCCGTTTCGGGGCGGGTGGTGCTGGCGGGCCTGGCGGGACTGGCCCTGCTGTGGCTGTCGCGGGGCGGGTGGTGGCCCACGCCGCCGCCCCCCCAGATGATTCTGGTGCTGGGGGGGGATGCGGATCGGGAGGCGGCGGCCGCCCGCCTGGCCCGGGTGGACGGCCTGCCGGTGGTGGTCACCGGCGGCACCAACCCCGAATACGCCCACTGGCTGTTCCTGCAGAAGGAGGGTCTGTCCCCCCGCCAGGTTCAGCTCGACTACCGGGCCCGTGACACGGTGTCCAACTTCACCTCCCTGGTGGATGACCTGCGCAAGGCCCGGATCCGCCATGCCCTGCTGGTCACCTCCGCCGACCACATGGAGCGGGCCCTGCTGGTGGGGCGGATCGTGGCCGGCAGCCGCGGCATCCATCTCACCCCGGTCCCCGTGCCCTGCGGCGGGCTCTGCGTCGTCGAGGGCCGGCGGCGCCTCTGGGGCGACGGCGCCAGGGCGGCCCTGTGGGTGGTCAGCGGTCAGGACATCAGGCCGTGGGTGGAAGAGCGGGTGGCTCCCTGGCTGGAAAAAGCAGGGATCCGCTGATCGGGCCGAGGTCGAGCATCCGGTTGATCTGCTCCTGGGCGGCCCGGGTGGTGGCGTCCAGGTCGGGGCGGCGCCGGGAGGCCGGCGGCGGGATCGGGGTGCCGATGCGGATGTGGACCGGCACCAGCCGGGGGCCGTGTCCACCGGGTCCCAGGGCCCGGTGGCTGTTGATGATCGCCACCGGCAGCAGCGGTACGCCGGCCCGGGCTGCCAGCAGGGCCGCCCCCGGCTGGGGCTGGTTGACGCGGCCATCCGGCTGGCGGGTGCCGTCGAGGAACACGCCGGTGGCCCAGCCCTGCAGCAGCCGGTCGGTGGCGGTGCGGATCGCCTCGCGATCGCCGGCGCCGCGCTCCACCGGGTAGGCGCCGCAGGCCCGGATGATGGGGCCCAGCAGCGGCACCCGGAACAGCTCCGCCTTGGCCATGAAGGCCACCGGCCGGCCCAGGGCGTGCCCCAGCAGCGGCGGGTCCAGGTGGGAGCCGTGGTTGGCCACCACCACCACGGCCCCCTCCAGGGGCACGTGGTCGTTGCCGGTGGTCCGGCCCCGGAACAGCAGCCGGAACACGGGGAACACCAGCAGGTAGCTGATCAGCCGGTAGGTGAGGCTCGGCTTCGGTGTGCTCAGCAGGGCGGGGGGGTCGGCCGGGGGCCGGCGGCGGCGTCTCACTGGCCCAGGTCGGCGGCGGTGGCGATCTGGGCAGTGCCGAGGCCGGGGCAGCTGCGCTTGATCAGGCCGGAGAGCACGTTGCCCGGACCGATCTCCACGGCGGTGCTGATCCCCTCGCCCTGCAGCCGTTCCATCGTCTCCCGCCAGCGCACCCCCAGGGTCATCTGCCGGCGAAGCCGGTCCTTGAGCACCGTGGCGTCGGTCTCGGGCCGGGGATCGGCGTTGCTGAGCACGGGGATCCGGGCGTCGGCGAACGGCACCGCCTCCAGTTCGGCGGCGAAGGCCTCGGCGGCGGCGGCCATGAAGGGGGAATGGAAGGCGCCGGACACCGCCAGGGGGATGGCCCGCTTGCAGCGCACTGTGGCCGTGACGCTGGCCACCGCCTCCGGGGTGCCGGAGAGCACCACCTGGGCGGCGCTGTTGTCGTTGGCGATGACCACCCCCTCGGTGGCGGCCACCGCCTGCTCGAGCTCGTCCCGGTCGAAACCCATCACGGCGGTCATGGCACCGCCGCCGGCGGCCGCCATCAGTTCGCTGCGGCGGCGCATCAGCTGCAGGCCGGTCTCGGCATCGAAGACCCCGGCGGCGTAGAGGGCCACCAGCTCACCCAGGCTGTGGCCCGCCACCAGCCGGGCGCTGCGGCCCTGGCCGTGGAGCGCATCCACCAACAGGCTTTCGACCACGAACAGGGCTGGCTGGGTGTTGCGGGTGTCGTTGAGTTCGTCTCCGGCGCAGATGGCCAGCAGGTCGCGGCCGAGCAGCTCGGAGGCCCGATCGAAGCGCTCCCGGGCCCCCGGCAGGTCGATCACCCCCTCCGCCATCCCCGGCTTCTGCGAACCCTGTCCCGGAAACACCCAGGCGATGGCCATGCAAGCCTCCCGTTCAACGGCAGGAGATTAGGGCTCGGCTGGGGGGCCCCCAGGACCACTCCAGCGGAACAGGGCGGCGCCCCAGCTGAGGCCGGCGCCGAAGCCGCTGCTGGCGATCAGGTCGCCGGCGCCGACCCGCCCATCTCGCACCGCTTCGTCGAGCATCAGCGGGATCGTGGCGGCGGAGGTGTTGCCGTAGGCCGAAAGGTTGCTGAGAACCCGCTCGGCGGGCATGGCGAAGCGCTCGGCCACGGCGTCGAGGATGCGCTGGTTGGCCTGGTGCAGCAGCAGCCAGTCGACGTCCGCGGCGGCGGTTCCCGTGGCCTCGAGCAGCTCCGCCAGCACAGCGGGCACCTCGCGCACGGCGAACTTATAAACCTCCTGACCGTTCATGTGGATGGGCGCGAAGCCGCCCACCTGGGCCGAGAGATTCCCCACCAACGGCTGGTGCTCGACCACCTGGGCCAGGGTGAGGCAGGCGTTGCGGCTGCCGTCCGAGCGCATGCGGAAGCCCACCAGGCTGTCGCCGGTGGGGTCGCAGGCCTCCACGGCCAGGGCACCGGCCCCGTCGCCGAACAGCACGCAGGTGCGGCGGTCGTCCCAGTCGAGCCAGCGGCTCAGCTGGTCGGCGCCGATCACCAGCACCCGCTGCATCGTGCCGCTGCGGATGTACTGGGCGGCCGTGATCAGGGCGAACAGAAAGCCGCTGCAGGCCGCCGTGAGATCGAAGGCCACCGCCCGGTGGGCCCCCAGGGCCGCCTGCACCCGCGGGGCGGTGCCGAACAGGTCGTCCGGGCTGGAGGTGGCCAGCAGGATCAGATCCACCTGCTCGGGGGCCCAGCCCGCATGGGCCAGGGCCGCCCGGCCCGCCTCGGCGGCCAGGCTGGTGACGGTCTCACCAGGGCCGGCCACGCGCCGGGCACCGATGCCGGTGCGGCTGCGGATCCAGTCGTCGTTGGTCTCGACCCGCTCGCTCAGCTGGTCGTTACTGATGCTGGCGGCGGGGAGGGCGCGTCCGCTGCCCACCAGGGCCATTCCCCGCAAGGCGGCCGTGGTCCCCGTCGTGTCTGACCCGAGCGGCACCCATTCGGTTCACAGGTGGGCTCAGTCAACCACAGGTGCTTGCCACTCCGGCGCTCCCCTTGCCGAGGGCGTGCAGGTCGTCCATGACGCCGTGGCTGGCGGCGGAGTGGGCCAGCCGCAGGGCGCTCACCACCGAAAGGGCCCGGCTGCTGCCATGGCCGATGACGCAGACCCCGTCGACCCCGAGCAGCAGCGCGCCGCCGTGCTCGGCATGGTCGAGGCGCTTCTTGATCCGCACCAGGTTGCTGCGCAGGAAGGCCGAGCCCACCTTGCCCCGCCGACCCCGGGGCAACTCGGCCCGCAGGACGTCCAGCAGGACGCTGCCCACCGATTCGAGGAATTTCAGCAGCACGTTGCCGGTGAAGCCGTCGCAGACCACCACGTCGAAGTCGCCGGAGAGGATGTCGCGCCCCTCGCAGTTGCCGGCAAACACGAAGCGCTCGTCGCCCGCCAGCAACGGATGGGTGCGCAGGCAGAGGTCGTTGCCCTTGCACGCCTCCTCGCCGATGTTCACCAGGCCGATGCGGGGGCGCTTCACCTGCAGCACGTCACGGCTGTAGATGTTCCCGAGCAGGGCGAACTGGTGCAGCCATTCGGGCTTGCAGTCCATGTTGGCCCCCACGTCGAGCACCAGCACCTGCTGGCTGGGGTCCTTGGTGGGGAACAGGGCGCCGATGGCCGGACGATCGATGCCGGCCAGCCGGCCGAGGCGGAAGATCGCCGCCGCCATCACCGCACCGGAGTTGCCGGCGGAATAGACGGCGGTGGCCTCGCCTTTCTTGACCAGGTCCATGGCCAGGTTGATGCTGGCGTCGCGCTTGCGGCGCACCACGGTGGCCTCCTCGTTCATGCCCACCGACGGGCCGCTGGCCACCACCTGGATCAGGCCGCGCTGCACCGCCTCCTCCAGCTCCTGGCCCAGGCCCATGGCCGCCACCGCCCGCCGCAGCGGCTCCGGCTCGGCCACGAAACGGATGCGCAGGGGCAGCAGGGCCACGGCCCGCAGACAGCCCTCCAGGATCGGCCCAGGGGCGTGGTCCCCGCCCATGCCGTCCACGGCCACCCAGAGGCGCTGGCGGTCGTCGATGGCGGCGCCGGTGTGGCTGCCCTGCTGCAGGCGCCGCAGCGGATCGAACACCAGGGGCTGGAGCACGGAGCCCGCCACGTTGGTGGCGGCGCCGGCCATGCTGCCGGCCACCGACACCGCCCCGGAGGCCGCTCCGCTGGCGGTGGCGGTGGCGGTGCCCACGAGGCTGGTGACGGCGGCATTGCGCCGATACCAGATCACCAGGCGGCGGATCGTGCGGTTGGGTTTGGGGCGGTTGGAGGCGAAGCGACGGCCTTCGCGCCCTGCGCCTTCAGGATCCTTCGGTGGCAACGGGTTCAACGATGCGCTGGAACAGGTAGCCGGTGCCCCGCGCCGTGAGGATCAGCTCGGGGTTGGCCGGATCATCCTCCAGTTTGGAGCGCAGCCGCGAGATGTGGACATCCACCACGCGGGTGTCCACGTGACGCTCGGGGGTGTAGCCCCACACCTCCTTGAGGATCTCGCCCCGGCTGAAGGGCTCGCCGGAACGGCTCACCAGCAGCTCCAGCAGGCTGAACTCCATGCCGGTGAGGCGGATGCGCTCGTCGCCCCGGTACACCTGCCGCTTGTTGGTGTCGATGCGGAGATCGCCCACCTGGATCACGCCGGAGTTGGGGATCCCGGCGCCCGGGTCCTTCTCGACCCGCCGCAGGACGCAGCGGATGCGGGCCTCCAGCTCCTTGGGGCTGAAGGGCTTGACGACGTAGTCGTCGGCCCCGAGCTCGAGGCCGGTGATGCGGTCGGCCACGTCACCGAGGGCGGTGAGCATGACGATCGGCACGTCCGATTCCTTGCGCAGCTCCTGGCAGACGCCATAGCCGTCGAGCTTGGGCATCATCACGTCGAGCACCACCAGGTCCGGCAGGACGCGGTGGAAGGCCTCGATGGCCTCCTCGCCGTCGCTGGCGGTGACCACCTGGTAGCCGATCATCGAGAGGCGCGTCTCGAGGATCCGGCGAATGCTGGCCTCGTCATCGACGACGAGGATCGTTTCCTTGGCGGTGGGGGAGGCCGTCATTGCGCGGCGAGGAGAATGCAACACGGTTCCGACCCACTGAACCGGCCGGAAGGTCGGGAATTCACCGAACGCCACCTTTCTTCATACACACCGCCCGCTCCCCTTGGCCCGTCCCGGTTCCTCGTTCGTCTGCCAGGCCTGTGGGGCCAGGACGCGGCAGTTCTTCGGCCGCTGCGCCGGCTGCGGCGGCTGGAACACCCTGGTGGAACAGAGCGAGCCCAGCGGCGACACCCGCCGGCGCCGGCCGGTGGCGGCCGCCGCCGCTCCTGGGGCTGACGGGGCCGGGTCGCCGGGGCGGCCGCGCTGCTCCGAACCGATCCAGGCGGTGGGGGATCGCCCCCTGCAGCGCCTGGCCAGCGGCTACGGAGAACTGGACCGGGTGCTGGGGGGCGGCCTGGTGCCCGGCTCCCTGGTGCTCCTGGGGGGCGACCCGGGCATCGGCAAGAGCACCCTGCTGCTGCAGAGCGCCCGGGCGATGGCCTCCCGGGCCGTGGTGCTCTACGTCAGCGCGGAGGAGTCGGCCCAGCAGGTGAAGCTGCGCTGGCGGCGCCTGGCCGAGGACGGCTCCAGTGTGACGGCGGAGCAGGGCGAGAGTGAGGGTCTGCGTCTGCTGGCGGAGACCGATCTGGAGCTGGTGCTGCAGGAGCTCGAAACCCTGCGGCCCGAGGTCGCGATCATCGACAGCATCCAGGCCCTGCACGACGCCGAACTGGGCAGCGCCCCCGGCTCGGTGTCGCAGGTGCGCGAATGCGCCGCCGCCCTGCAGCGCATCGCCAAGCGCCAGCACACGGCGCTGGTGCTGGTGGGCCACGTCACCAAGGAGGGGATGCTGGCCGGCCCCAAGGTGCTTGAGCACCTGGTGGACGCGGTGCTCACCTTCGAGGGGGACCGCTTCGCCAGTCACCGGCTGCTGCGGGCCGCCAAGAACCGCTTCGGCGCCACCCACGAGCTGGGGGTGTTCGAGATGCGGGGGGCGGGCCTGGTGGAGGTGAGCAACCCCAGCGAGCTGTTCCTGGCCGGGGATGGCCCCAGCCCCGGCACCGCCACGATCGTGGCCTGCGAGGGCACCCGCCCGCTCCTGGTGGAGATCCAGGCCCTGGTCAGCCCCACCAGCTACGCCAGCCCGCGGCGCACCGCC
This genomic stretch from Cyanobium gracile PCC 6307 harbors:
- the tsaB gene encoding tRNA (adenosine(37)-N6)-threonylcarbamoyltransferase complex dimerization subunit type 1 TsaB, with product MSLLPDPDGRRWLLALHSSSESLGVGLQRLGATAPERLETFPLGRSLSNGLFDCLESVLPASAWPQLGRLAVATGPGGFTGTRLTVVLARTLAQQLALPLDGISSFRLMARRLLTGSEPPGGDGPFWLLQELPRRGVVAGLYGADPGQPGGVAELEAPRLHRDSEALAPHPIHPALVQLPEDVIQLLGFSGANAAAGRDAPWQPVLPLYPTSPVEALPC
- the plsX gene encoding phosphate acyltransferase PlsX — encoded protein: MPPKDPEGAGREGRRFASNRPKPNRTIRRLVIWYRRNAAVTSLVGTATATASGAASGAVSVAGSMAGAATNVAGSVLQPLVFDPLRRLQQGSHTGAAIDDRQRLWVAVDGMGGDHAPGPILEGCLRAVALLPLRIRFVAEPEPLRRAVAAMGLGQELEEAVQRGLIQVVASGPSVGMNEEATVVRRKRDASINLAMDLVKKGEATAVYSAGNSGAVMAAAIFRLGRLAGIDRPAIGALFPTKDPSQQVLVLDVGANMDCKPEWLHQFALLGNIYSRDVLQVKRPRIGLVNIGEEACKGNDLCLRTHPLLAGDERFVFAGNCEGRDILSGDFDVVVCDGFTGNVLLKFLESVGSVLLDVLRAELPRGRRGKVGSAFLRSNLVRIKKRLDHAEHGGALLLGVDGVCVIGHGSSRALSVVSALRLAHSAASHGVMDDLHALGKGSAGVASTCG
- a CDS encoding lysophospholipid acyltransferase family protein, whose amino-acid sequence is MRRRRRPPADPPALLSTPKPSLTYRLISYLLVFPVFRLLFRGRTTGNDHVPLEGAVVVVANHGSHLDPPLLGHALGRPVAFMAKAELFRVPLLGPIIRACGAYPVERGAGDREAIRTATDRLLQGWATGVFLDGTRQPDGRVNQPQPGAALLAARAGVPLLPVAIINSHRALGPGGHGPRLVPVHIRIGTPIPPPASRRRPDLDATTRAAQEQINRMLDLGPISGSLLFPAREPPALPPTA
- the fabD gene encoding ACP S-malonyltransferase codes for the protein MAIAWVFPGQGSQKPGMAEGVIDLPGARERFDRASELLGRDLLAICAGDELNDTRNTQPALFVVESLLVDALHGQGRSARLVAGHSLGELVALYAAGVFDAETGLQLMRRRSELMAAAGGGAMTAVMGFDRDELEQAVAATEGVVIANDNSAAQVVLSGTPEAVASVTATVRCKRAIPLAVSGAFHSPFMAAAAEAFAAELEAVPFADARIPVLSNADPRPETDATVLKDRLRRQMTLGVRWRETMERLQGEGISTAVEIGPGNVLSGLIKRSCPGLGTAQIATAADLGQ
- a CDS encoding beta-ketoacyl-ACP synthase III — translated: MALVGSGRALPAASISNDQLSERVETNDDWIRSRTGIGARRVAGPGETVTSLAAEAGRAALAHAGWAPEQVDLILLATSSPDDLFGTAPRVQAALGAHRAVAFDLTAACSGFLFALITAAQYIRSGTMQRVLVIGADQLSRWLDWDDRRTCVLFGDGAGALAVEACDPTGDSLVGFRMRSDGSRNACLTLAQVVEHQPLVGNLSAQVGGFAPIHMNGQEVYKFAVREVPAVLAELLEATGTAAADVDWLLLHQANQRILDAVAERFAMPAERVLSNLSAYGNTSAATIPLMLDEAVRDGRVGAGDLIASSGFGAGLSWGAALFRWSGPGGPPAEP
- the rpaB gene encoding response regulator transcription factor RpaB; this encodes MTASPTAKETILVVDDEASIRRILETRLSMIGYQVVTASDGEEAIEAFHRVLPDLVVLDVMMPKLDGYGVCQELRKESDVPIVMLTALGDVADRITGLELGADDYVVKPFSPKELEARIRCVLRRVEKDPGAGIPNSGVIQVGDLRIDTNKRQVYRGDERIRLTGMEFSLLELLVSRSGEPFSRGEILKEVWGYTPERHVDTRVVDVHISRLRSKLEDDPANPELILTARGTGYLFQRIVEPVATEGS
- a CDS encoding YdcF family protein, with translation MLSPPGPRPGAGPQPRPRRRRSRRPSPAPLPPAVAPQRSRRGPRRRRPVSGRVVLAGLAGLALLWLSRGGWWPTPPPPQMILVLGGDADREAAAARLARVDGLPVVVTGGTNPEYAHWLFLQKEGLSPRQVQLDYRARDTVSNFTSLVDDLRKARIRHALLVTSADHMERALLVGRIVAGSRGIHLTPVPVPCGGLCVVEGRRRLWGDGARAALWVVSGQDIRPWVEERVAPWLEKAGIR
- the radA gene encoding DNA repair protein RadA codes for the protein MARPGSSFVCQACGARTRQFFGRCAGCGGWNTLVEQSEPSGDTRRRRPVAAAAAPGADGAGSPGRPRCSEPIQAVGDRPLQRLASGYGELDRVLGGGLVPGSLVLLGGDPGIGKSTLLLQSARAMASRAVVLYVSAEESAQQVKLRWRRLAEDGSSVTAEQGESEGLRLLAETDLELVLQELETLRPEVAIIDSIQALHDAELGSAPGSVSQVRECAAALQRIAKRQHTALVLVGHVTKEGMLAGPKVLEHLVDAVLTFEGDRFASHRLLRAAKNRFGATHELGVFEMRGAGLVEVSNPSELFLAGDGPSPGTATIVACEGTRPLLVEIQALVSPTSYASPRRTATGIGTNRLHQILAVLEKHMGLPLSRFDCYLAVAGGLEVEEPAADLGVAAAVVASYRDLTLPAGTVLLGELGLGGQLRPVGQLELRLQEAARLGFARAVVPRGSALGPVAAGLGLQLLEAATVAEALVAGLGVNPANGD